A region from the Chrysoperla carnea chromosome 4, inChrCarn1.1, whole genome shotgun sequence genome encodes:
- the LOC123299032 gene encoding facilitated trehalose transporter Tret1-like produces the protein MIIFGNIQKHFSGKFIQCLACFIATIACFDDGLLNVWLSPVIPKLVAEDSEIPINPDQESWLTSMALISLSIASIFSIKAVRLIGNKNIILLSCIPVTLSLLTIIFATSVAELYISRFLAGICDAMCFVSVPAYIGEIAEPSIRGILSTIIMTSLNFGIVITYYFGYVLPLKTYPLYCLPVPIVMFVVFLFMPQSPSYLISKGRVEDAKKQLEMIRDSDISKEFEEIKSNIENDVSVLENFFNLFRVRANLKASLIILVTVFIWNCSGIIIMAMYLHTIVLEAQVNLPEIIPIVIYSFVQFLSGIGCTFIVDRYGRKPLLYISCAGTATCLCALGTYFFFKNMNYDVESVTILPLIALILYVFFASIGLGNIPIVYTSELFAYNMQNYGGAILCISFGVFGLGANSLFQIMTNHWGMHIIFWTFAVLTLMGVLVTYIWLPETKNKSIIEIQEYLTAPKSKKEMTKC, from the coding sequence cAACAATTGCATGTTTTGATGATGGCTTATTAAATGTTTGGCTATCACCAGTGATTCCAAAATTAGTAGCAGAGGATTCTGAAATTCCAATAAATCCAGACCAAGAATCATGGCTTACGTCAATGGCGTTAATATCTTTATCAATTGCATCCATATTTTCAATCAAAGCTGTTCGAttaattggaaacaaaaatataattttgctgAGTTGTATACCAGTAACATTGTCTCTGTTAACAATTATATTTGCAACATCAGTCGCTGAATTATATATATCCAGATTTTTAGCGGGAATATGTGACGCAATGTGTTTTGTAAGTGTTCCTGCATACATTGGAGAAATTGCAGAACCGTCTATTCGTGGTATATTATCAACAATTATCATGACATCGCTAAATTTCGGAATTGTAATCACATATTATTTTGGTTATGTACTGCCTTTGAAAACGTATCCATTGTATTGTCTTCCAGTTCCAATTGTaatgtttgttgtttttctGTTCATGCCTCAATCACCGTCTTATCTAATATCAAAAGGAAGAGTTGAAGATGCTAAAAAACAGTTAGAAATGATTCGAGATTCCGATATAAGCAaagaatttgaagaaattaagtcaaatattgaaaatgatgtTTCCGTacttgagaatttttttaatttgttccgAGTGAGAGCTAATTTAAAAGCTTCGTTAATTATTCTTGTGACAGTCTTCATATGGAATTGTTCTGGCATTATTATTATGGCTATGTATTTGCACACAATTGTGTTGGAAGCGCAAGTCAATCTTCCGGAAATCATTCCCATAGTGATATATtcttttgtacaatttttgtcAGGAATTGGTTGCACTTTTATTGTGGATCGATATGGAAGAAAACcattattatacatttcatGCGCTGGCACAGCCACATGTTTATGTGCTTTGGGAAcgtattttttcttcaaaaatatgaacTACGATGTTGAATCAGTGACGATTTTACCATTGATCgctttaattttatatgtattttttgcaAGTATTGGCTTAGGAAATATTCCAATTGTGTATACATCAGAATTATTTGCATATAATATGCAAAATTATGGCGGTGCAATATTATGTATAAGTTTTGGTGTATTTGGTTTGGGTGCAAATTCACTATTTCAAATAATGACAAATCATTGGGGTATGCACATAATTTTCTGGACATTTGCTGTTCTTACCTTAATGGGAGTGTTAGTTACATATATTTGGCTACcagaaactaaaaataaatcaattatagaaATTCAAGAGTATTTAACAGCCccaaaatctaaaaaagaaaTGACAAAATGTTAG